One genomic window of Nicotiana sylvestris chromosome 10, ASM39365v2, whole genome shotgun sequence includes the following:
- the LOC138879862 gene encoding uncharacterized protein, translated as MTGTEVTAAITAPGSATTKNKLGFINGSVAEPAMNDKEYSLWSRCNDMVTSWLLNSLTKEIGDNVIYYRTAKDLWNSLEHRFGQSSGAKLHHLQKEISKTCQGNNNISSYFTTLKRQWDELDSLNSHLGCNSACVCDGKKKMAKFMEDQRVIQFLMGLNDAYAQARGNILMLSPMPSIDQCTLFFYKMRAKGKSIQVHNTPLMGLHSCHCSKIGHVRGDCYRLVGFPDEFQFTKGGNFQGTTIKTNVVITDQQTDGKYSEDNEGSQNSQPQFSSKEQVPLMRRGQVFGEVRDGLYLL; from the exons ATGACTGGTACTGAAGTAACAGCTGCCATCACAGCACCTGGATCCGCAACCA CCAAGAACAAGCTTGGATTCATCAACGGATCTGTTGCTGAACCAGCAATGAATGATAAAGAATATTCATTGTGGAGTAGGTGCAATGACATGGTTACCTCTTGGTTGCTGAATTCTTTAACCAAAGAGATAGGTGACAATGTTATCTATTATAGGACTGCTAAGGACCTTTGGAACAGTCTGGAGCACAGGTTTGGGCAGTCTAGTGGAGCAAAATTACACCATCTGCAGAAGGAAATTTCAAAAACATGTCAGGGAAACAACAACATATCAAGTTATTTCACCACACTTAAGAGACAATGGGATGAGCTGGATTCACTTAATTCACACTTGGGGTGCAACTCTGCATGTGTTTGTGATGGTAAGAAGAAGATGGCCAAGTTCATGGAGGACCAAAGAGTCATTCAATTCCTAATGGGACTAAATGATGCTTATGCACAAGCAAGGGGAAACATTCTCATGCTCAGCCCTATGCCTAGCATAGATCAGTGTACTCTCTTCTTTTACAAGATGAGAGCCAAAGGGAAATCTATACAAGTCCACAATACCCCATTGATGGGACTTCATTCATG TCATTGCTCAAAGATAGGTCATGTAAGGGGTGATTGCTACAGACTTGTAGGGTTTCCTGATGAATTCCAATTTACCAAGGGTGGAAATTTTCaaggaacaacaatcaaaacaaatgttGTAATAACAGATCAGCAGACTGATGGAAAGTATTCTGAGGACAATGAAGGAAGCCAAAACAGTCAGCCACAATTTTCCAGTAAGGAACAG GTCCCTTTAATGAGGAGGGGACAAGTTTTTGGTGAAGTAAGAGATGGATTATATCTACTCTAG